One window of Hujiaoplasma nucleasis genomic DNA carries:
- the rlmN gene encoding 23S rRNA (adenine(2503)-C(2))-methyltransferase RlmN yields MKQHFYDLTIESLKSLLMNNGFKSYSGDQIFKWVYEQNVTNPELMTNISKALRDFLVENIVFDYMNVVNKQVAQDGTEKYLFKLHDGHVIETVLMNYDYGQSVCVTSQVGCSMGCSFCASGIITKKRDLSVAELVNQVASIQHHSKVKVTHIVVMGTGEPFDNYDNVMDFIRIINYKHGFQIGARHITVSTCGIVPRIYDYAKEVIKSNLAISLHAPNNEIRSRLMKINKVFSINELIKAVKDYVDMTNRRVTFEYILLKGVNDDISHANELSDLIRGINAYVNLIPYNPVDDFDYKKTDQIRAQKFYQQLEKRGINATLRRELGSDIDAACGQLRLKKERESLQ; encoded by the coding sequence ATGAAACAACATTTTTACGATCTTACCATTGAATCACTAAAATCATTGTTGATGAACAATGGTTTTAAATCTTACAGTGGTGATCAAATATTTAAATGGGTTTATGAACAAAATGTTACAAACCCTGAGTTAATGACCAATATATCAAAAGCCTTAAGAGATTTTCTAGTAGAAAATATCGTTTTCGATTACATGAATGTTGTAAATAAACAAGTTGCACAAGATGGGACTGAAAAATATTTATTTAAATTGCATGATGGTCATGTTATTGAAACAGTTTTAATGAACTATGATTATGGTCAATCTGTTTGTGTAACTTCACAAGTAGGTTGTTCTATGGGTTGTTCTTTTTGTGCATCAGGTATTATCACAAAAAAAAGAGACTTAAGTGTTGCAGAATTGGTAAATCAAGTAGCTTCAATTCAACATCATTCTAAAGTCAAAGTAACGCACATCGTTGTTATGGGAACAGGTGAGCCTTTTGATAATTATGATAATGTGATGGATTTCATACGCATCATTAATTATAAACATGGTTTTCAAATTGGTGCTAGACATATCACAGTTTCTACATGTGGTATTGTGCCTAGAATATATGATTATGCTAAAGAAGTCATTAAATCAAATTTAGCCATTAGTCTACATGCACCCAATAATGAAATAAGATCTAGATTAATGAAGATTAATAAGGTGTTTTCAATCAATGAATTGATTAAAGCGGTGAAAGATTATGTGGATATGACTAATCGAAGGGTAACTTTTGAATATATACTCTTAAAAGGGGTCAATGATGATATAAGTCATGCCAATGAATTGAGTGATTTAATTAGGGGAATAAATGCATACGTGAATTTAATTCCTTATAATCCTGTGGATGATTTTGATTACAAAAAAACGGATCAGATTAGGGCGCAAAAATTCTATCAACAATTAGAAAAAAGAGGAATTAACGCCACTTTAAGAAGAGAACTTGGTAGTGATATTGATGCAGCATGTGGGCAGTTAAGACTTAAAAAGGAAAGAGAGAGCCTTCAATAA
- a CDS encoding 6-phosphofructokinase: MKKEIKKIALLTGGGDCSGLNAVIRAVVKSAILKYNYEVIGFKGGYHGLYTDDYIKMDLTTVRGIFHQGGTILKMSNKDNLFNYPVEDKDGKVVYQDVSDIAVQNLKKHNIDALVIIGGDGTLTSARDFGRKGVNVVAIPKTIDNDVPATEITFGYRTALDHIMQSLDALHTTAYSHDRVMILEVMGRNAGWLALEGGIAGSADVILIPEIPYDINSVAKTVLDRYKRGSKFSIICVSEGAKPLDGKVTIKKIDKDSPDSVKLGGVGEVVASELEKVIKPITGQDIRVTTLGYIQRGGVTNTFDRILGTKYGSYAIDMIEKNEFGRMVIIKNDTMSSVRIEEVVGSGEIGETSRGGARIVNPHGDLVNAARDIGITFGDE; encoded by the coding sequence ATGAAAAAAGAAATTAAAAAAATCGCACTTCTCACAGGAGGAGGAGACTGTTCTGGATTAAACGCTGTAATCAGAGCGGTTGTAAAATCAGCGATATTAAAATATAACTATGAAGTGATCGGATTTAAGGGCGGCTATCATGGTCTTTATACGGATGATTATATAAAAATGGATTTAACTACAGTCCGAGGTATTTTTCATCAAGGTGGTACCATTTTAAAAATGTCTAATAAAGACAACTTATTTAACTACCCTGTTGAAGACAAGGATGGTAAGGTTGTTTATCAAGATGTTTCTGATATTGCAGTTCAAAACTTAAAAAAACATAATATAGATGCATTGGTAATTATTGGTGGTGATGGTACTTTAACTTCTGCGAGAGATTTCGGAAGAAAAGGTGTTAATGTTGTTGCTATACCAAAAACAATTGACAATGATGTGCCAGCAACTGAAATTACTTTCGGTTATAGAACTGCTTTAGATCATATTATGCAAAGTTTAGATGCTTTACATACGACAGCTTATTCTCATGATAGAGTTATGATTCTTGAAGTTATGGGCCGTAATGCTGGATGGTTAGCTTTAGAAGGCGGAATTGCGGGGTCAGCTGATGTTATTTTAATACCAGAAATACCATATGATATTAATTCTGTTGCTAAAACAGTATTGGATCGTTATAAAAGAGGGTCAAAATTCTCAATTATTTGTGTATCAGAAGGAGCAAAACCTCTAGATGGTAAGGTAACCATTAAGAAGATTGACAAAGACAGCCCTGATTCAGTCAAACTAGGTGGTGTCGGTGAAGTGGTTGCTAGTGAATTAGAAAAAGTAATAAAACCAATCACTGGTCAAGATATTCGTGTGACCACTTTAGGTTATATCCAACGTGGTGGTGTAACCAATACATTCGATAGAATTTTAGGCACAAAATATGGGTCATATGCAATTGATATGATAGAGAAGAATGAGTTTGGCCGCATGGTGATTATTAAAAATGATACCATGAGTTCGGTAAGAATTGAAGAAGTTGTAGGTTCTGGTGAAATTGGTGAAACTAGTCGTGGTGGAGCTAGAATTGTAAATCCTCACGGTGACTTAGTGAATGCAGCTAGAGATATTGGCATCACTTTTGGTGATGAATAA
- the rbr gene encoding rubrerythrin, with protein sequence MELKGSRTEKNLQEAFAGESMARNKYTYYAEKAREEGYVDIAEYFEETAVNEREHARIWFKLLHDGDIPATDLNLVDGADGEHYEWTDMYKGFAEVAEEEGFKKIAFLFRKVAEIEKRHEERYLALIDRLKNDKEFMSDNEAEVWICSNCGHLHFGPRAPKICPVCDYPQAYFKRYTEKF encoded by the coding sequence ATGGAATTAAAAGGAAGTCGCACGGAAAAAAACTTGCAAGAAGCTTTTGCTGGGGAGTCAATGGCGAGAAATAAATACACTTATTATGCTGAAAAAGCAAGAGAAGAAGGGTATGTAGATATCGCTGAATATTTTGAAGAGACTGCAGTAAATGAAAGAGAACATGCACGTATTTGGTTTAAATTATTACATGATGGTGATATTCCTGCCACTGATCTAAATTTAGTAGATGGTGCGGATGGGGAACATTATGAATGGACAGATATGTACAAAGGATTTGCTGAAGTTGCTGAAGAAGAAGGATTTAAAAAAATTGCCTTCTTATTTAGAAAAGTTGCTGAAATAGAAAAAAGACATGAAGAAAGATATTTAGCATTAATTGATAGATTAAAAAACGACAAAGAATTTATGTCGGATAACGAAGCTGAAGTTTGGATTTGTTCAAATTGTGGTCATTTACATTTTGGACCAAGAGCACCAAAGATTTGTCCAGTTTGTGATTATCCTCAAGCATATTTCAAACGTTATACAGAAAAGTTTTAA
- the rsgA gene encoding ribosome small subunit-dependent GTPase A: protein MKKGRIIKLIGGLYTVIDDEGQRFTLKPLGIFRHRNVQLKVGDVVDFNEDSITKLYERRNDLYRPFIANVDQVLLVNSVKEPDFSFLLLDKFITLIESNHIDTIIIMTKVDLLSDNELSDLKEKMAYYEKFYPVIYTSSKTQDNLHAIKEITKNKINVLAGQTGAGKSSILNAMNPKLDIRTNEISKALGRGKHTTRHVELIEFGEGYIADTPGFSNLEFQDLTLENIKYYFIDFFQLSHKCKFNECSHIHEPGCEIKKQVDKGTIIKERYEDYINIYEEVKAIKPKYRRDK, encoded by the coding sequence TTGAAAAAAGGTAGAATAATAAAACTTATAGGTGGTTTATATACGGTCATAGACGATGAGGGACAAAGATTCACTTTGAAACCTTTGGGGATATTTAGGCATAGAAATGTACAATTAAAGGTTGGTGATGTTGTTGATTTTAATGAAGATTCCATTACGAAACTTTATGAAAGAAGAAATGATCTATATCGTCCTTTCATTGCTAATGTTGACCAAGTTTTATTGGTGAATTCAGTCAAAGAACCAGATTTCAGCTTTTTACTTTTAGATAAATTTATTACATTGATAGAGTCCAACCATATTGATACCATTATTATAATGACTAAAGTAGACTTATTATCAGACAATGAACTCAGTGATTTAAAAGAAAAGATGGCTTATTATGAAAAATTTTATCCTGTTATCTATACAAGTTCAAAAACCCAAGATAACTTACATGCCATAAAAGAAATAACCAAAAACAAAATTAATGTTCTTGCTGGACAAACAGGGGCAGGGAAATCATCAATTTTAAATGCTATGAATCCTAAATTAGATATTAGGACTAATGAAATATCAAAAGCGCTAGGCAGAGGAAAACATACAACGAGGCATGTTGAATTGATTGAGTTTGGAGAAGGTTATATAGCAGATACACCTGGTTTTTCAAATCTAGAATTTCAAGATTTAACTTTAGAGAATATTAAATATTACTTTATTGATTTCTTCCAATTATCTCATAAGTGTAAATTTAATGAGTGTAGTCACATCCACGAACCTGGGTGTGAAATAAAAAAACAAGTAGATAAAGGTACAATAATTAAAGAAAGATATGAAGATTACATAAATATCTATGAAGAAGTAAAAGCAATTAAACCAAAGTATAGGAGGGATAAATAA
- the rpe gene encoding ribulose-phosphate 3-epimerase has translation MICAPSFLSSNFSKLKQEILSINEAKWLHFDVMDGLFVSNTTYDHQMLKTIGEFSNQVFDCHLMIEKPEKYVDNYIENGADYITFHYEASHNPLKLIQYIQSKGVKAGISIKPNTRVEVLDDLLEYLDLILIMSVEPGKGGQKFIPNALDKINYLNNIRTQKKYEYLIEVDGGIQFDTAKMVKNVGCDVIVVGSFIFNQSNRNQIIKELENV, from the coding sequence ATGATTTGTGCACCTTCATTTTTAAGTTCAAATTTTAGTAAACTTAAGCAAGAAATATTATCAATTAATGAAGCTAAATGGCTTCACTTTGACGTCATGGACGGATTGTTTGTTTCTAATACAACTTATGATCACCAAATGTTGAAAACCATTGGTGAATTTTCAAATCAGGTTTTTGACTGTCATTTAATGATTGAAAAGCCTGAAAAATATGTTGATAATTATATAGAAAATGGTGCAGATTATATTACTTTCCATTATGAGGCAAGTCATAATCCGCTAAAACTAATTCAATACATTCAATCTAAGGGTGTTAAAGCTGGAATTTCTATTAAACCTAATACACGTGTGGAAGTATTAGATGACTTACTTGAATATCTTGATTTGATATTAATTATGTCAGTAGAACCTGGTAAAGGTGGACAAAAATTCATTCCTAATGCCTTAGATAAAATTAACTATTTAAATAATATACGAACACAAAAGAAATATGAATATCTTATTGAAGTTGATGGAGGTATTCAGTTTGATACAGCTAAGATGGTAAAAAATGTTGGCTGTGATGTGATTGTTGTTGGGTCTTTTATTTTCAACCAAAGCAATAGAAATCAAATAATTAAGGAATTAGAAAATGTTTGA
- a CDS encoding thiamine diphosphokinase, with translation MFDKIKIVIGPNDYHFHRLYFEEVNEFIIGVDSGLEYLLDFHKDIDLAVGDFDSINPDTYNKIKGKCKKIIHLEKRKNKTDLAYALEYVYENYDYKQIEVYGGISGRIDHFIANLNLMKKYRFSLKDDYHYMFILNKGKHHIDNFKKYISFFAIEDVYDLQLKGFKYSLDNYYLSTSDSLSVSNEGSGDLSFSKGKLLVIMSEDQRVGDKQ, from the coding sequence ATGTTTGATAAAATTAAAATAGTCATTGGTCCCAATGACTATCATTTTCATAGATTGTATTTTGAAGAGGTGAATGAATTCATTATAGGAGTTGATTCGGGATTAGAATATCTGCTTGATTTTCATAAAGATATCGATTTAGCTGTAGGTGATTTTGATTCAATTAATCCAGATACTTATAATAAAATAAAAGGTAAGTGTAAGAAGATTATTCATTTAGAAAAAAGAAAAAATAAGACTGACTTGGCATATGCCTTAGAATATGTTTATGAAAATTATGATTATAAGCAAATTGAAGTCTATGGTGGCATTAGTGGTAGAATTGATCATTTTATCGCTAATTTGAATTTGATGAAAAAATACAGATTTTCGTTAAAGGATGATTATCATTATATGTTTATCTTGAATAAAGGAAAGCACCATATTGATAATTTTAAAAAATATATTTCTTTTTTTGCTATTGAAGATGTTTATGATTTGCAATTAAAAGGATTTAAATATAGTTTGGACAACTATTATCTTTCAACTAGTGATTCTTTATCGGTTTCTAATGAAGGAAGTGGTGATTTATCTTTTTCTAAAGGTAAATTATTAGTGATTATGTCTGAAGACCAGAGAGTAGGAGATAAACAATGA
- a CDS encoding trypsin-like peptidase domain-containing protein, translating into MKKKIILILVIASALVLSGCSILLPLDTTDFSTNTNTSEEITIDYDQLHDDVYDSVYNRIYSDLYNEIKSQIAEDISQEEVELIYQNIRDDILSKIESGDIEIQALTVFDRMTYLALTTAKAVVGVNNLNLNGEINSTGSGVIYKKDGNQYYIITNEHVVKDAVSVEVQFGDGTLISAEVLGVEKLVDIAVLRFISEESFQTAEFGDSSGVQKGEFITAVGNPSGFDYFNTMTFGIISGINRYFDIDEDGTRDMFVNYLQHDAAINAGNSGGALFNLEGEIIGINTLKIVDYSIEGMGFAIPSNLVELIAGDIELYGESKRKPMLGITFIDIYQNKDVINAEEQIIPENINQGFYIQSVVSGSSVDGYVLAGDIVTQIGNVVIESTSQFVEEFSQYLVGDTIDIVVYRNGQYITLTDIVLKGRE; encoded by the coding sequence ATGAAGAAAAAAATTATATTAATCTTGGTAATAGCATCCGCACTTGTGCTCAGTGGTTGTTCTATATTATTGCCATTAGACACAACAGATTTTTCAACCAACACAAATACTAGTGAGGAAATAACTATAGATTATGATCAATTGCATGACGATGTATATGATAGTGTTTATAATAGGATTTATAGTGACTTGTATAATGAAATTAAATCTCAAATCGCTGAAGATATTAGTCAAGAAGAAGTAGAATTAATTTATCAAAATATTAGAGATGATATTTTAAGTAAGATAGAGTCAGGAGATATCGAAATACAAGCTCTTACTGTTTTTGATAGGATGACTTATCTTGCATTGACCACAGCTAAAGCAGTTGTAGGTGTTAATAATTTGAATCTCAATGGAGAAATTAACTCAACAGGCTCAGGGGTTATCTATAAAAAGGATGGTAATCAATACTATATTATTACTAATGAACATGTTGTGAAGGATGCAGTATCTGTTGAGGTACAATTCGGAGATGGAACTTTAATATCAGCTGAAGTTTTAGGTGTTGAGAAATTAGTAGATATTGCTGTATTAAGATTTATATCTGAAGAAAGTTTTCAAACTGCTGAATTTGGTGATTCATCAGGGGTACAAAAGGGTGAATTTATCACTGCAGTAGGTAATCCATCAGGTTTTGATTATTTTAACACAATGACTTTTGGTATTATCTCTGGTATTAACCGTTACTTTGATATTGACGAGGATGGCACCAGAGACATGTTTGTTAATTATCTTCAACATGACGCTGCTATAAATGCTGGTAATAGTGGGGGGGCTTTATTTAACCTCGAAGGTGAAATTATTGGGATCAATACTTTAAAAATAGTTGATTACTCAATTGAAGGTATGGGCTTCGCTATTCCATCAAATTTAGTGGAGTTAATTGCAGGTGATATTGAACTTTATGGTGAATCAAAAAGAAAACCGATGTTGGGTATAACCTTTATAGATATTTACCAAAATAAAGATGTTATTAATGCAGAGGAACAAATCATTCCTGAAAATATTAATCAAGGATTTTATATTCAGTCTGTGGTATCAGGATCTTCAGTTGATGGTTATGTTCTTGCAGGTGATATTGTCACACAAATTGGAAATGTAGTTATTGAAAGTACAAGTCAATTTGTTGAAGAATTTAGTCAGTATTTGGTGGGAGACACCATTGACATTGTTGTTTATAGAAATGGTCAGTATATAACATTAACAGATATAGTTTTGAAAGGTCGTGAATAA
- a CDS encoding S1C family serine protease — protein MKKLLIYSLVFISLLTFSIISLSAETTTDITTENTSENISETSRTYTYTSYDDLLNQIEEEVYAEIYQDVYEDIYQDILSQVDEDLYTQIYADIEASLNSRFTELSMVNDLTQNQIYDVVEIANQSVVGVETYLDNAGQAVGSAVIYDYDDINQIYYIISNYHVVEDGNNYKVRFENEETVVANLLKYDEEADIAILSFSSVGLEGLSAAILGSSSDLQKGEIILAAGHPQGFNFFNSITFGVVAGLDRSVSGETITYIQHDAAINSGNSGGPIFNLQGEVVGINVLKYADEEIEGMGFSIPIDLVKDIIANQ, from the coding sequence ATGAAAAAACTTCTTATCTATTCTTTAGTTTTTATTAGCCTTTTGACTTTCAGTATTATTTCTTTGTCGGCAGAAACAACGACTGATATTACCACTGAAAACACAAGCGAAAACATAAGCGAAACATCTCGAACTTATACTTATACAAGTTACGATGATTTACTTAATCAAATTGAAGAGGAAGTATACGCAGAAATTTATCAAGATGTTTATGAAGACATATATCAAGATATATTATCTCAGGTCGATGAAGACTTATATACTCAAATTTACGCGGATATTGAAGCTAGTTTGAATAGTCGTTTTACTGAACTTAGCATGGTTAATGATCTAACACAAAATCAAATTTATGATGTTGTTGAAATTGCTAATCAATCCGTTGTGGGTGTCGAAACATATTTAGATAATGCAGGACAAGCAGTTGGGTCAGCTGTTATTTATGACTATGATGACATTAATCAAATTTATTATATAATATCAAACTATCATGTGGTTGAAGATGGTAATAACTATAAAGTAAGATTTGAAAATGAAGAAACAGTAGTTGCTAATTTGCTTAAATATGATGAAGAAGCAGATATCGCCATTCTATCATTTTCAAGTGTAGGTCTTGAGGGTCTATCAGCGGCCATTCTTGGATCTTCAAGCGATTTACAAAAGGGTGAAATAATCCTAGCTGCTGGACATCCCCAAGGTTTTAATTTCTTTAATTCAATTACTTTTGGTGTTGTGGCTGGTTTAGATAGAAGTGTCAGTGGCGAAACAATTACTTACATCCAACATGATGCTGCCATTAATTCTGGAAATAGTGGTGGTCCGATTTTTAATCTTCAAGGAGAGGTTGTTGGTATTAATGTCTTAAAATATGCTGATGAAGAAATAGAGGGAATGGGCTTTTCAATTCCAATAGATCTTGTTAAAGATATTATTGCTAATCAATAA
- a CDS encoding RidA family protein: protein MKMIQTDNAPKAIGPYSQGVMANDTLYVSGQIPFVPSTMTLVGEDIQSQTKQSLENILGIVEAAGLKKENIVKCGVFLKDMSMFTLMNEVYQSFFQNHKPARFAVEVARLPKDVLIEIDAIACK from the coding sequence ATGAAAATGATTCAAACTGATAATGCACCTAAAGCCATTGGCCCTTATTCTCAAGGCGTCATGGCAAATGATACTCTTTATGTATCAGGCCAAATACCCTTTGTTCCAAGCACAATGACACTTGTGGGTGAAGATATCCAATCGCAGACAAAACAAAGTCTTGAAAACATTTTAGGGATTGTTGAAGCTGCAGGATTAAAGAAAGAAAACATTGTTAAGTGTGGAGTGTTTTTAAAAGATATGTCAATGTTTACCCTAATGAATGAAGTCTACCAATCTTTCTTTCAAAATCATAAACCAGCAAGATTTGCTGTTGAAGTTGCAAGACTACCAAAAGATGTGCTCATAGAAATTGATGCTATCGCGTGTAAATAA
- the rpmB gene encoding 50S ribosomal protein L28: MPRVCSVSGKKSMSGNNRSHSLQATRRQWKANLQKVRVIDEDGQVKRVYVSARALKSGKIQRA; this comes from the coding sequence ATGCCAAGAGTATGCAGTGTGTCAGGCAAAAAATCTATGTCTGGTAATAATCGTTCGCACTCATTACAAGCTACAAGAAGACAATGGAAAGCGAACTTACAAAAAGTAAGAGTTATAGATGAAGATGGTCAAGTAAAACGAGTATACGTTTCTGCTAGAGCATTGAAAAGCGGTAAAATACAAAGAGCATAA
- a CDS encoding DAK2 domain-containing protein: protein MSTLSLDGKLFKKLIINGSIKLKINMNRIDDLNVFPVPDGDTGSNMSATMLAGANALRETEETEIGKVAKVLSRGMLMGARGNSGVILSQLFSGIAKGLEGLVEANMSDFGHALRRGVEQAYASVIHPVEGTILTVSREAADRVVSVVKDLEDYEELFEIYLKELRASLERTPELLPVLKEVGVIDSGGAGYIEVVEGMQKALLGEIYPDDSVTDESYKVGSTKIQNTHIGDGEHFGYCTEFIMQIDKMSEFSQKKFIDMISPLGDSLVVVQDDNILKVHIHTKTPGDAMNLAQYYGFFINIKIENMTLQHTEVLIHQDQDHQDDCGCGHDHSLSVAPALKKKYAIVAVVNGNGLKETFIEMGCDYIIDGGQTMNPSVEEFIKATEKINADNIIIIPNNKNVMLSAEAARDMIEDRSVHVLKATTVAQGYSALTMFDATEDIKTNISEMTSYLDKVKTGEVTYAIRDSKNNGVEINKDDFMGILDGKIIHSIPDRLDATKALVDAMVEERSEIITIMYGVNVDDDEIDELVAYIEDTYELEVDLINGGQEVYSYIISVE, encoded by the coding sequence ATGTCAACATTATCACTAGATGGTAAGTTATTTAAAAAATTAATTATTAATGGATCAATTAAATTAAAAATCAATATGAATAGAATCGATGATCTTAATGTTTTTCCTGTTCCAGATGGAGATACAGGATCAAATATGTCAGCAACAATGCTTGCTGGTGCAAATGCATTAAGAGAAACTGAAGAAACAGAAATTGGCAAAGTAGCTAAAGTATTATCAAGAGGTATGTTAATGGGCGCGAGAGGAAACTCTGGTGTCATTTTATCGCAATTATTTAGTGGCATTGCTAAGGGTTTAGAAGGACTTGTTGAAGCCAACATGTCTGATTTTGGTCATGCTTTAAGAAGAGGTGTGGAACAAGCTTACGCTTCAGTTATACATCCAGTTGAAGGGACAATTTTAACTGTTTCCAGAGAAGCAGCTGATCGAGTAGTTTCTGTCGTAAAAGACTTAGAGGATTATGAAGAATTATTTGAGATTTATTTAAAAGAACTTAGAGCCTCTCTTGAAAGAACACCTGAATTATTACCTGTACTAAAAGAAGTAGGTGTTATTGATTCTGGTGGAGCTGGTTACATTGAAGTCGTTGAAGGTATGCAAAAAGCATTGTTAGGTGAGATTTATCCTGATGATTCAGTGACAGATGAAAGTTATAAGGTTGGCTCAACTAAAATTCAAAACACCCACATAGGTGATGGAGAACATTTCGGATACTGTACTGAGTTTATTATGCAAATTGATAAAATGAGTGAATTTTCACAAAAGAAATTTATTGATATGATTAGCCCACTAGGTGATTCATTAGTGGTTGTTCAAGATGATAATATTCTTAAAGTTCATATTCATACAAAAACACCTGGAGATGCTATGAATTTAGCTCAATATTATGGATTTTTCATTAATATTAAAATTGAAAATATGACTTTACAACATACAGAGGTTTTGATTCATCAAGATCAAGATCATCAAGATGATTGTGGTTGTGGACATGATCATTCATTGTCTGTAGCTCCGGCATTAAAGAAAAAATATGCCATTGTCGCTGTTGTTAATGGTAATGGGTTAAAAGAAACTTTTATTGAAATGGGTTGTGACTATATTATCGATGGTGGGCAAACTATGAATCCATCTGTTGAAGAATTTATAAAGGCTACTGAAAAAATCAACGCTGACAACATCATTATTATTCCAAATAATAAGAATGTTATGTTATCAGCCGAAGCAGCAAGAGACATGATTGAAGATAGATCTGTTCATGTTTTAAAGGCAACGACTGTTGCCCAAGGATATTCTGCTTTAACGATGTTTGATGCTACTGAAGATATTAAAACTAATATTAGTGAGATGACATCTTATCTAGATAAAGTAAAAACTGGTGAAGTCACTTATGCCATTCGTGATAGTAAAAACAATGGTGTAGAGATTAATAAAGATGATTTTATGGGTATTTTAGATGGAAAGATTATCCATTCAATTCCTGATAGATTAGATGCCACAAAGGCTTTAGTTGATGCAATGGTTGAAGAACGTTCAGAAATCATCACTATCATGTATGGCGTCAATGTAGATGATGACGAAATTGATGAGTTGGTTGCATATATAGAAGATACTTATGAATTAGAAGTCGACTTGATTAATGGTGGACAAGAAGTTTATTCTTATATTATCTCAGTTGAGTAA